In Planctomycetia bacterium, one DNA window encodes the following:
- a CDS encoding uracil-DNA glycosylase codes for MLGARELPIAPRQPVSPARATSHRPSVPTRQTAPAGPVRRVAAISKTEHAARTAALTVIDDGEVKGCAKCGLHAGRTKTVFGVGSPAARVMFVGEAPGYNEDQQGIPFVGEAGNLLTKMIEAGMGLKREDVYICNIIKCRPPNNRTPAPDEIHACKDYLYRQIGIIRPEVIVALGAPATQTLLETKLGITKLRGQWHELRVPAALIGSSEVPSSGDLPPIPLMPTFHPAYLLRSPSEKKKAWEDLQLVMQRLGLPIRKPSGAA; via the coding sequence ATTCTGGGCGCTCGCGAGCTGCCCATCGCGCCGCGGCAGCCGGTCTCTCCCGCTCGCGCTACGTCCCATCGCCCGAGCGTGCCGACGCGGCAGACCGCGCCGGCGGGACCGGTGCGGCGAGTCGCGGCGATCTCGAAAACGGAGCACGCCGCGCGCACCGCGGCGCTGACGGTCATCGACGACGGCGAGGTCAAGGGTTGCGCGAAGTGCGGCCTGCACGCCGGGCGCACGAAAACGGTCTTCGGCGTCGGAAGCCCGGCCGCGCGCGTGATGTTCGTCGGCGAGGCACCGGGCTACAACGAGGACCAGCAAGGAATCCCGTTCGTCGGCGAGGCGGGCAATCTGCTCACGAAGATGATCGAAGCGGGCATGGGCCTCAAGCGGGAAGATGTTTACATTTGCAACATCATCAAGTGCCGCCCGCCGAACAACCGCACGCCCGCGCCGGATGAAATCCACGCCTGCAAGGATTATCTGTACCGACAGATTGGCATCATCCGCCCGGAAGTGATCGTCGCCCTCGGCGCGCCGGCCACGCAAACGCTACTCGAAACCAAACTCGGGATAACCAAATTGCGCGGCCAGTGGCACGAGCTTCGCGTGCCGGCGGCCCTTATCGGCTCATCCGAGGTACCGAGCAGCGGCGATCTTCCGCCGATTCCACTGATGCCCACGTTCCACCCGGCGTACCTGCTCCGCAGCCCATCGGAGAAAAAGAAAGCGTGGGAGGATCTACAACTGGTCATGCAGCGGCTGGGGCTGCCGATTCGCAAACCGTCGGGCGCCGCATGA
- a CDS encoding glycosyltransferase family 4 protein, with product MQTLASLRARLGGAALHPMCGIDGVAAQWQAEFLDEPVAAAPLRLGGWFHYAPRLNRLVSQCGAGVIHAWGASALAAAVALPGALPRVVTVLDPAEAQRVARVVLAAPTQVAVVAATQVIRSRLLTAGVAPQRVVVIRGPADFKAVNASQNSGLRASIAPGDGPVVLMHGPASRDGGQYYGLWAAAIIRQIHRNLRVILPYSSHETRRLLRFVRSIGIEEMVIIPDRRQTWPQLAACADIFLAPAREEICVEPLASAMAARLVIVGSAVRSIAEMIADRSNGLLVKRSDPKLLAARLLTAIEDHSLARMVTDTARAQAYEVFSLRQYADHCERLYDNLRSGREPGDGIIDSAMVA from the coding sequence TTGCAGACGTTGGCATCGCTGCGCGCCCGGCTGGGCGGGGCCGCATTGCATCCGATGTGCGGCATTGATGGGGTGGCAGCGCAGTGGCAGGCCGAGTTTCTCGATGAACCTGTTGCAGCAGCGCCGCTGCGGCTGGGGGGATGGTTTCACTACGCGCCGCGGTTGAACCGGCTGGTGTCGCAATGCGGAGCGGGGGTGATCCATGCATGGGGCGCTTCGGCGCTGGCCGCCGCTGTGGCGTTGCCGGGAGCTTTGCCGCGTGTTGTGACCGTTCTGGACCCGGCGGAGGCGCAACGAGTGGCGCGTGTTGTATTGGCAGCGCCGACGCAGGTTGCCGTGGTCGCGGCGACGCAGGTGATCCGATCGCGATTGCTGACGGCTGGCGTCGCGCCGCAGCGCGTCGTGGTCATTCGCGGACCGGCGGATTTCAAGGCCGTCAACGCGTCGCAGAACAGCGGACTTCGCGCATCCATCGCGCCCGGTGATGGGCCGGTGGTCCTGATGCATGGGCCGGCCTCGCGCGACGGCGGGCAGTATTACGGTCTCTGGGCGGCCGCGATTATCCGACAGATCCATCGGAATCTGCGCGTCATCCTGCCGTACTCATCGCATGAGACCCGGCGACTACTGCGATTCGTGCGGTCCATCGGCATTGAGGAAATGGTCATCATCCCTGACCGTCGTCAAACCTGGCCGCAACTGGCGGCGTGTGCCGATATTTTCCTCGCGCCTGCGCGAGAAGAGATTTGTGTCGAACCGCTCGCGTCCGCCATGGCGGCGCGACTGGTGATCGTCGGGTCGGCCGTGCGCAGCATCGCCGAGATGATCGCCGACCGATCCAACGGCCTGCTCGTGAAGCGGTCCGATCCGAAGTTGCTGGCGGCGCGCTTGCTGACGGCCATCGAGGATCACTCCCTGGCTCGCATGGTGACTGACACGGCCCGCGCCCAAGCGTACGAAGTCTTCAGCCTGCGGCAGTACGCCGACCATTGCGAGCGGCTTTACGACAACCTGCGGTCCGGCCGAGAACCGGGTGACGGCATCATCGATTCCGCGATGGTGGCGTAG
- a CDS encoding DUF2752 domain-containing protein: MAAILKPDPRGYGTHEALGMEPCGFVFMMGLPCPTCGMTTSFAYLMHGQPLASLKAQPAGFLLCVATAVLMVASLVAAIRGEIVAINWERIGAVRLSLAVGFVLVGGWAIKLAMGFATGTYPLR; encoded by the coding sequence GTGGCAGCCATCCTGAAGCCCGATCCGCGCGGCTACGGAACGCACGAAGCCCTCGGCATGGAGCCCTGCGGGTTTGTTTTCATGATGGGCTTGCCGTGTCCGACCTGCGGGATGACAACATCATTCGCGTACCTGATGCACGGGCAGCCGCTGGCGTCGCTGAAGGCCCAACCTGCGGGGTTTCTGCTGTGCGTTGCGACGGCCGTTTTGATGGTGGCGTCGCTTGTGGCTGCGATTCGCGGAGAGATTGTGGCGATCAACTGGGAGCGGATCGGTGCGGTGCGATTGAGTTTGGCGGTCGGATTCGTGCTGGTCGGGGGGTGGGCGATCAAGCTGGCGATGGGTTTTGCGACGGGCACGTATCCGTTGCGGTGA